In Oncorhynchus kisutch isolate 150728-3 linkage group LG5, Okis_V2, whole genome shotgun sequence, a genomic segment contains:
- the LOC109890146 gene encoding potassium voltage-gated channel subfamily A member 2: MTVATGDPSDEAAAHPGNPAEYDPDADHECCERVVINISGLRFETQLKTLSQFPDTLLGDPKKRMRYFDPLRNEYFFDRSRTSFDAILYFYQSGGRLRRPANVTLDIFSEEIRFYELGDEAIELFREDEGFVKEEERPLPDNEFQRQVWLLFEYPESSGPARIIAIISVMVILISIVSFCLETLPIFRNDDDEPHSVFDTNTNTTIYFTSTYFTDPFFILETLCIIWFSFEFLVRLFACPSKSGFFGNVMNIIDVVAIIPYFITLATELAEKPEDGQAGQQAMSLAILRVIRLVRVFRIFKLSRHSKGLQILGQTLKASMRELGLLIFFLFIGVILFSSAVYFAEADEPESQFESIPDAFWWAVVSMTTVGYGDMVPTTIGGKIVGSLCAIAGVLTIALPVPVIVSNFNYFYHRETEGEEQAQCLGPVTKEDSNEELKKSRSGSTISKSDYMEIQEGVNNSIEDIPEENLKTQANCTTLANTNYVNITKMLTDV, from the coding sequence ATGACTGTAGCCACTGGCGACCCCTCTGACGAGGCGGCAGCGCACCCGGGGAACCCGGCTGAGTACGACCCTGACGCTGACCACGAGTGCTGCGAGAGAGTGGTCATCAACATCTCTGGGCTGCGTTTTGAGACACAGCTTAAAACCCTCTCCCAGTTCCCCGACACTCTGCTGGGGGACCCCAAAAAGAGGATGCGCTACTTCGACCCACTGAGGAACGAGTATTTCTTCGACCGGAGCCGCACCAGCTTTGATGCCATTCTCTATTTTTACCAGTCAGGAGGGAGGCTACGGCGGCCGGCCAATGTGACCCTCGATATTTTCTCAGAGGAGATCCGTTTCTATGAGTTGGGGGATGAGGCCATTGAGCTCTTCAGAGAGGATGAGGGTTTCGTcaaggaggaagagaggccactTCCTGACAATGAGTTTCAGAGGCAAGTGTGGCTGCTCTTTGAGTACCCAGAGAGCTCGGGTCCCGCTAGGATTATCGCTATCATCTCCGTCATGGTCATCCTCATCTCTATCGTAAGCTTCTGCCTGGAAACGCTGCCCATCTTCCGCAACGACGACGACGAACCGCACAGTGTCTTTGACACCAATACCAACACCACAATCTACTTCACGTCCACCTACTTCACCGACCCATTCTTCATCCTGGAGACGCTCTGCATCATCTGGTTCTCCTTTGAGTTCCTGGTGCGCTTGTTCGCCTGCCCCAGCAAATCTGGCTTTTTTGGTAACGTCATGAACATCATTGACGTTGTTGCCATCATCCCTTACTTCATCACCCTGGCCACAGAGCTGGCTGAGAAACCAGAGGATGGCCAGGCGGGTCAGCAAGCCATGTCCCTGGCGATTCTCAGGGTCATCCGTCTAGTGCGAGTCTTCCGAATTTTCAAGCTCTCGCGACACTCCAAGGGGCTTCAGATCCTGGGCCAAACCCTGAAAGCTAGTATGAGGGAGCTGGGCCTGTTGATCTTCTTCCTCTTTATTGGAGTCATACTTTTCTCCAGTGCTGTCTACTTTGCGGAAGCTGATGAGCCCGAATCGCAATTTGAAAGCATCCCAGACGCCTTCTGGTGGGCTGTTGTCTCCATGACGACAGTAGGGTATGGTGACATGGTCCCGACCACCATTGGTGGCAAGATTGTGGGCTCCCTCTGTGCCATTGCAGGTGTGCTGACAATTGCCTTGCCCGTGCCTGTCATTGTTTCCAACTTCAACTACTTCTACCACCGTGAGACAGAGGGCGAGGAGCAGGCTCAGTGCCTAGGCCCAGTCACCAAAGAGGACTCGAATGAAGAGCTGAAAAAGAGCCGGAGCGGCTCAACCATCAGTAAATCAGACTACATGGAGATCCAGGAAGGGGTGAACAACAGTATTGAGGACATCCCTGAAGAGAACCTCAAGACTCAGGCCAACTGCACGACTTTGGCCAACACAAACTATGTCAACATCACCAAAATGCTCACAGACGTGTAG